The genomic window GCTGCTGCAGGCCGGTGTCCCCACGGCTTCCGCTCTCGCCCAGCGGACCGATCCGGTCGAGGGGGTCGAGCCCGAGGATCTGGCCGTGATGAGCGCCCAGGCCCGGCTGCAGCTCGTCGAGCCGACGCCACAGGCACCGCTCGCCTTCGAGGTGCACACCCCGGCGGTCCTGCCGGAGCCGAGCCCCGGGGACGTCTTCTTCGACTTCGAGGGCGACCCGATGTGGCGCGACGACTTCGACGACGACCCCGGCCTGGAGTACCTCTTCGGGTGCCTGACCACGGACGAGGGTGAGCGCTTCACCCCGTTCTGGGCGCATGACCGGGCGGCGGAGCGCCGAGCCCTCGTCGACTTCGTCGACTGGGTGGCGCAGCGGCGTCGACGCTGGCCCGGGATGCACGTCTACCACTACGCCCGGTACGAGCAGTCGGCCCTGACCCGTCTGGCCTCCCGCCATGACGTCTACCGGGACGAGGTCGCCGCCCTGATCGCCGACGAGGTGCTCGTCGACCTGTACGCCGTGGTCAGGTCCTCGGTGCGCGTCGGCAGCCCGTCCTACTCCATCAAGCGCCTCGAGCCGCTCTACATGGGCGCCGACCTGCGCGACCCCGACGGCGTGACCGGCGGCGGTGAGTCGATCGTCGAGTACCAGCGCTACCGCGAGGCCGTGACCCGGGGCGACGCCGCCGGGGCCGCTGAGCGACTGACCGACCTGCGTGAGTACAACGAGTACGACTGCCTCTCCACGCTGCGGCTGCGCGACTGGCTGCTCGACCACGCGGCATGAGCCTCACCACCCGGCCACGACCTCTACCCTGATGCCGTGGACTCGTCCGAACTCGCGCCCAAGGACAGTGGGCAGGCACACCGTCGCAGGGTGGGCGCCGCAGTGGGGGCGCTCGCCGTCATCGGGCTGCTGCTGATCGTCCTGCGCCCCGGGCCGGACTCCGGCGCCGCTCCGGTTGCCACGTCGACCACGACCACGACCTCGGCGTCGGCTGACGCCGGCCCCACGACCGGCCCGCCGGCGCCGGCCTCCCACCCGTCGACGCCGTCGACGTCCTCGAGCCCGAGTCCCACGCTGCCGGACTACCGGAGCACCGGGGAGTTCGAGGTAGCCAAGGGGTCGGACCGGATCCGTGGCACGTCGGGTCGACTGATGACCTACGAGGTGGAGGTCGAGAAGGGCTCCGGCGTGTCCACCAAGGCCTTCGCCGGCGCCATCGACGCGACCCTGCGCAACCCCCGCGGCTGGACCGCTGGCGGCAACTGGCAGTTCCAGCGGGTGCCCGGGGGCCAGTCGGACCTGATCATCCGACTCGCGACCCCCGACAGCGTGGACGAGCAGTGCGCTGCAGCCGGCGCCAACACCCGTGGCTACACCTCCTGCCGCACTGGCCGGTACATCCTGATCAACCTCGACCGGTGGTTCCTGGGCGTCCCACAGATCAGGGACCTGGACCTCTACCGCGGCTACCTGATCAACCACGAGGTGGGGCACGCGCTGGGCAAGGGGCACCAGGCCTGCCCCGGCAAGGGTGAGGCCGCCCCCGTCATGCTGCAGCAGACACTCGACCTCGACGGCTGCGTGGCCAACGCCTGGCCCCGCGACCCCAAGGGCAAGCCGATCACCGGGCCACCGACCGACTGACGACACACCCACCCGCATGGCTGCACGGGCCCGGCCCCTCCCCTTCCGCTGCCTATGATCGACGTGGAGGTGGACATGTCCCATACCCAGCTGCCCGTCATCCAGGACTCGCCCCACGACCTGTGCGTGGCGCGAGTGCCGCTCTTCCAGGGGCTGAGCCACCAGGAGCTGCTCGACGTGGCCCAGCTGGCCCGGCCCCGACAGCTGACGAAGGGGGAGCAGGTCTACGCGGCCGGGGCAGGCACCTCGCAACTGCTCGTGGTGCACACCGGCGCGGTGAAGGTCGCCCGCCCCGAGCCCAGCGGCCACGAGCACCTCATCCGGGTGCTCGGCCCGGGTGACTTCGTGGGCGAGTCGGCCTTCCTCAGCGGTCGTGCGCCGAACCACTACGCGATCGCGGCCGAGCCGAGCAGTCTGTGCACCTTCCAGCACGCCGACCTGGCTCAGCTGGTGCGGTCCCACCCCTCCATCGGTCTGCGGATGCTGCAGGACGTCAGCGGCCGGCTGCAGGACACGGAGTCGCGGCTGGTCTCACTCATCTCCGGCGACGTCACCTCCCGGCTGGCGGACTACCTGCTCTCCCTGCGCGGGACCGCGACAGGCGAGGGACTCGAGGTGGCCCTGCCGCTGGCGAAGAAGGACATCGCCTCGCTGCTCGACACCACTCCCGAGTCCCTCAGCCGACAGCTGCGTCACCTCAAGGAGTCCGGGGTCGTAACCCCCCGCGGGCCCCGTGGGCTGCTCATCCGGGACACCGATGCCCTGATGGAACTCGCTTCCGGCAGCTGAGCTGCCTGCTGTCCGACGCGACGGCCGTCGGCCCGTCGGCGCAGCAGGCGCATCGCGTTGCCGATCACCACGAGGACCGAGACCTCGTGGACGAGCATCCCGACGGCCATCGTCACGCCGCCGAAGAGGACCCCGGCGACCAGGACGGCGACCGTGCCCAGGGCGACCACGATGTTCTGGCGCATGTTGTTGACCGTGCGCCGCGCCAGCGACACCGCTTCGGGCAGCTTGAGCAGGTCGTCCTTCATCAGGGCGATGTCGGCCGTCTCGATCGCGACGCCGGTGCCGGCGGCGCCCATGGCGACACCGATGTCAGCGGTGGCCAGGGCCGGCGCGTCGTTCACACCGTCACCGACCATGGCGACGACGTGTCCCTGTCGCTGCAGGTCCTCCACGGCCCGCAGCTTCTCCTCGGGCAGCAGCCCCGCCAGGACCTCGTCGATGCCGACCCGGGCAGCGACCGCACGCCCCACGGGCTCGATGTCACCGGTCATCATCACGACCTTCTGCACTCCGGCGGCGTGCAGGCGGGCGACCATCTCGGGAGCGTCGTCACGGACCCGGTCCGCGACGGCGACGACACCGATCACCCGCCCGTCGCAGGAGACGAGCATCGGTGTGCGACCGGCCGAGGCGAGCTGGGCGACCACCTCGTGCGCCTCGTCCATGTCGTGGCCGTCGTGGTTCTCGGCCTCGATGAGAGGCAGGTTGCCGACGGCGATGCGGTGGCCGTCCAGCGAGGCGACAATCCCCTTGCCGGGTACCGGCTCGGTGTGCGAAGGGAGGCCAAGGACGGGCAGGCCCGCCTCGGCTGCCGCCTCGAGGATGGGGCGGGCCAGGGGGTGCTCGGACCCGGCCTCGGCGCGGGCGGCCATCCGCAGCACCTCGGACTCGTCGATGTCGGGGTGGAGCGCGACGACGTCCGTCAGGCGTGGGCGCCCCTCGGTGAGCGTGCCCGTCTTGTCGACCGCGACGACGTCGATCTTCGCTGACGTCTCGAGGAACTCGCCACCCTTGATGAGGACACCGTCCTTCGCGCCGCGACCGATACCGGCCACGATCGAGACGGGTATGGAGATGACCAGCGCACCGGGGCAGGCGATGACCAGCAGGGTCAGGGCCAACACGATGTCCGCCGTGATCAGTCCGACGACAACCGCCAGCACGATGATGGCCGGCGTGTACCAGGCGGAGAAGCGATCCATGAAGTCCTGCGTCCTGGCCTTGGCCTCCTGGGCCTCCTCGACGCGGTGGATGATCCGGGCGAGTGTGGTGTCGGCACCGACACCGGTCGCCGTCACCTGCAGGAAGCCGCCCGTGGAGATCGTGCCGGCGAAGACCTGATCCCCGCTCATCTTCTCCACCGGCATCGACTCACCGGTAATCGAGGCCTCGTCGAGAGCGCCCGTGCCCCCGGAGACCACGCCGTCCACGGGCACCCTGGCGCCGTTCTTGACCAGGACGCTCTCCCCCTGCGCCACCTCGCTGGCAGGGACCTCGACCTGCTGCCCGTCACGCATGACGACGGCCACGTCGGGGGCCACGGCGATCAGCTCGGCCAGGGCCGCTCGGGTGCGGTTCAGCGTCGCCGACTCGAGCGAGTGCCCGATGGCGAAGAGGAAGGTCACCGCGGCGGCCTCCCAGTAGTTGCCCACGAGGACCGCACCGATGGCGGCGACCGACACGAGCAGGTCGATCCCGACGATCTTGGCCGTGAGTGCGCGCCAGGCCTTGACCAGGACCGGGACGCCGGCGACGACCGCGGCAGCGATCATCAGGGCGTCGGCCCACAGCTGCGGGTTTGCGGTCTGCGCCATGGCATAGGACGCCGCGATCAGCACTGCCGAGACCGCAGGGACGCTCCAGCGTCCTTGCAGCCAGGTGAGGGGGTTCATCGTCTGTCTTTCTCTCCGTGAGTCGGGATACTTATCAGAAGGCGGACGGGCGGGCGGTGTAACCCGCCTTGGCGACCGCTGCGACGAGGTCGTCGGTGGACGCGACGGCAGGGTCGTGGACGACCACGACACGGGCGGTGGCGAAGTGCACCTTCACGGACTCGACTCCCGCGAGGCGGCCGACCTGCTTCTCGATCTTGGCCACGCACGAGGGGCACGAGAAGCCCTCCGCGCGAAGGGTGGTGGTCGTGGTGTTGGTCGTGGCAGTCATCGTGATGCTTCCTTTCCTGTGGGACCAGCCCCGGTGGGCTTGTCACTCTCGAAGTTACGGATGGGAGACGAAACCGTCCTTGACTCGGGTCAAGCAGGCTCAGAAGGGCGACGGGCGGGCGGTGTACCCGGCCGCGGCGACGGCGGCGACCAGGTCCTGGGTGCTGGCCACGGCCGGGCTGTGCATGACCTCGACGCGTGCGGAGGCGAGCTTCACCCGCGCCGATGCGACGCCGGGGACCCGGCCCAGCTCCTGCTGGATCTGCTCCACGCTCGAGGGGCTCGACAGACCTCGGACGTGCAGGACGGTCAGCGTCCTCGGGCTGGCGGATGTGGCGATCACAGCGATTCCTTTCCTCCGGACCTGCGGGCGGGGCCGTCAGCCATGACGCTAGGCAGAACCGAAGGACTCCTCCTTGACCCGGATCAAGTCCTCGCCGCGTCGGTTTCGAGTTCGCGCTCGTGGTGGACCAAGATGTCCTCAACGGCTCCTGGCAGACAGGCCCGGAACCAACGACACCTTGGGGTAGGCGATGGTTGACCACGACCACGAAGCAACACGTTCCGGCGTCCCATGGTTGATGCTGGCAATGGCCACCATCGGCTTCGCCGTGAACTTCTGGGCGTGGGCCCTGATCAGCCCGCTCGGGCCCCTCTTTCGCGGCTCCGGTCAGCTCGGCGAGCTGACCGAGTTCGACGTCTCGCTGCTCGTCGCAGTGCCGGTCGTCGTCGGTTCGCTCGGCCGGATCATCGCTGGTTCCATGACCGACCGCTTCGGCGGTCGTGTGATGTTCCCGGTGATCTCGGGCCTGACGATCCTCCCCGTGCTGTTCATCGGCTTCTTCGCGCTGAACTCCTACGCCCTGCTGCTGGTGGCCGGCTTCTTCCTGGGGATCGCCGGCACCGTCTTCGCCGTCGGCGTCCCCTTCGTCAACTCGTGGTTCCCGCCGGCCCAGCGCGGTCTGGCCATCGGTATCTTCGGCGCCGGTATGGGCGGTACCGCGATCAGCGCCCTGACCACGGTGCGCCTGTTTGAGAAGGACGCAGCCCTGCCCTTCCTCATCACTGCCGCGCTCCTGGCGGTCTACACCGTCGCCGCGTGGCTGATCCTGCGCGACGCCCCCGGTCGGGTCGTGCCGACGACGAGCATGATGCAGCGTCTCCGGGCCAACATCACCCTCCCCGTGACGTGGCAGGCCGGCATCCTCTACTCGATCGCCTTCGGTGGGTACGTGGCCTTCTCGGTCTACCTGCCGGCGTACCTCATCACCGAGCACGGCCTCGACCCGGCGGACGCGTCCATGCGGATGGCCGGATTCGTCGTCGTCGCGGTGATCGCCCGTCCGATCGGCGGGGCGGTGGCCGACAAGGTCGGCTCGATCCCCGTGCTCGGCGTCGTCTTCGCGGTCACCGCCGTGTGCGCCGCCATGGTGGCCGGCAACCCGCCGCTGCACGCCGGTGGCACGGTGGCCTTCCTCGCGATGGCCGCCGCCCTCGGCGCCGGAAGCGGTGCGGTCTTCGCACTCATCGCCCAGGTCACCGACCCCGCCCGGGTGGGTGGTGTCACGGGCATCGTCGGCGCCGCCGGTGGGCTCGGCGGCTTCGTCCCACCGCTGATCATGGGCTACGTCTACGGCCGCTTCGACTCCTTCGCGATCGGCCTGTGGTTGCTCGCGATCGCCGCGGCGCTCACGCTGGCGCTGACCTTCGGGCCGGTGCGACGGCTCGCGGCGGAGGCCGGCGCACACTGAGGTGATGCCCGCCCCGGGTGGAGGTGGACGCGCGGATGATTCACCAGCGAGTTGGCATCCATCCAAGGTTCCCACGCACCATCAGCGGTGACACCGTGGAGTCATGACCTCTCTTGAGCGCACCACGGCCGCCGTGGCCGTCGTCGCCCTGCTGGCTGGCTGCACGGGTGGCGGGGATCCCCCTTCGTCCTCGTCCTCATCGACGGCGACGGGGACGGGGACGGGGAACGGCACGGAGGTCACGAGCTGGTCCGTCATGTCGGTGATGCGGTGGACCGGTTCCGCGTGGGCGAGCTCGACGCGTTCGAGGTCGACGAGGTGATCTTCCAGTACAGCCGGGCCGCGAAGGAACTGTGGAAGTTCTGCAACCTTGGGGGCGATGTCGAGTTCAAGGCCTCCTGGATCGGTGACGGCGACGCACCGACCGACTGGTGGGAACGCGGCACCCCACGGCGCCGACGGTCGTGATCCCGGGAAACCTCGCACGGGGTCGACGCCGACCTCTAGCCTGTGGTCATGACCGACCATCCCGTCGACAGCTGGCTCACCGACATGGACGGTGTGCTCGTGCAGGAGCAGCACGCCATCGAGGGGGCGTCGCAGTTCCTCACCGAGCTGGAGCGGCTCGGCCTGCCCTATCTCGTGCTGACGAACAACTCGATCTACTCGCGCCGCGACCTGCGGGCCCGCCTCCTCACCTCCGGCCTGGACGTGCCCGAGGAGCGGATCTGGACCTCGGCACTGGCCACCGCCCAGTTCCTGGCCGAGCAGACGACAGGCGAAGGGCGCCGGGGCACCGCCTTCGTCATCGGTGAGTTCGGCCTCACCGGCGCGCTGCACGAGGCCGGGTTCGTCCTGAGCGAGCGCGATCCCGACTTCGTCGTGCTCGGCGAGACCCGCACCTACTCCTTCACCTCGATCACGCAGGCGATCCGCCACGTCCTCGGCGGCGCACGGTTCATCGCGACCAATCCCGACACCACCGGTCCCTCGCCGGACGGCCCACTGCCGGCAACCGGGTCCGTGGCCGCTCTGATCACGGCCGCCACGGGTGTGCAGCCGTACTACGTCGGCAAACCCAATCCGCTGATGATGCGATCGGCCCTCAACGCGATCGGGGCGCACTCCGAGACCACGGCGATGGTCGGTGACCGCATGGACACCGACATCGTCGCGGGCATCGAGGCGGGAATGCGCTCGGCGCTGGTCCTGTCCGGGGTCACGCAGCGGGATGAGGTGACCCGCCACCCCTTCCGTCCCACGTGGGTGGTGGACTCGATCGCCGATGTCGTACCGATGGTCGAGGAGCTCGCCCGAGGATGACGCTTCCCGTCCCGATATCACTGCTGGACCGCTCGCGCACCCGGGCGGGCGAGCCGAGCGAGACGGCCCTGCGGGACACGGTCGAGCGTGCGGGGCGGGCGGAGCAGCTGGGCTTCCACCGGTTCTGGGTGGCCGAGCACCACGCCGTACCGGGGATCGCCAGCGGCAGCCCACCGCTGCTGATGGCGGCGATCGCTGCTCGCACGCAGCGCATCCGGGTCGGCTCGGGCGGCGTGATGTTGCCCAACCACAGGCCGATCGTCGTCGCTGAGCAGGCCCGGCTGCTCACTGCGCTCCACCCGGGACGGGTCGACCTCGGGGTCGGCCGGTCGCTGGGTTTCACCGCTCCCGTGCGCGACGCCCTGGGCGTGCACGAGTACTCGCCGGAGCGGTTCGCCGAGGACCTGACCGCCCTCGCGGACTTCCTCGACGACACCGGCCCGGTCACCGCGATGCCGAAGGGGGCGCCGTCGCCTTCGCTCTTCGTCCTGGCCACCGGATCTGGCTTGGCGACCGCTGCGGAGCGCGGGCTGCCCGTCGTCGTGGGTGGGCCGGTGCTGTGGGGTGATCTTGCGCCATTGCAGGGCTACCGGGACCGATTCGTGCCCAGTCCGGCCTGCCCGGAGCCGTACGTCGTCGTCAGCGCCGATGTGATGATCGCCGACACGTCGGCACGGGCGCGGGAGCTCGCGCTGCCGGAGGCCTGGGCCATGGTGGAGTCCCGCACGACCGGCGCATTTCCTCCCCTTCGTCCGCAGCCGGCGATGACGCTCACGGACCGGCAGCAGGCCAAGATCGAGGAACACCTGGCGCGATCGGTCCACGGGACATCGGACAAGGTCTTCGAGGACCTCACTGCGCTGACCCGGCGGACCGGGGCCGACGAGATCATGGCCTGG from Janibacter cremeus includes these protein-coding regions:
- a CDS encoding MFS transporter, yielding MATIGFAVNFWAWALISPLGPLFRGSGQLGELTEFDVSLLVAVPVVVGSLGRIIAGSMTDRFGGRVMFPVISGLTILPVLFIGFFALNSYALLLVAGFFLGIAGTVFAVGVPFVNSWFPPAQRGLAIGIFGAGMGGTAISALTTVRLFEKDAALPFLITAALLAVYTVAAWLILRDAPGRVVPTTSMMQRLRANITLPVTWQAGILYSIAFGGYVAFSVYLPAYLITEHGLDPADASMRMAGFVVVAVIARPIGGAVADKVGSIPVLGVVFAVTAVCAAMVAGNPPLHAGGTVAFLAMAAALGAGSGAVFALIAQVTDPARVGGVTGIVGAAGGLGGFVPPLIMGYVYGRFDSFAIGLWLLAIAAALTLALTFGPVRRLAAEAGAH
- a CDS encoding DUF3152 domain-containing protein, which gives rise to MDSSELAPKDSGQAHRRRVGAAVGALAVIGLLLIVLRPGPDSGAAPVATSTTTTTSASADAGPTTGPPAPASHPSTPSTSSSPSPTLPDYRSTGEFEVAKGSDRIRGTSGRLMTYEVEVEKGSGVSTKAFAGAIDATLRNPRGWTAGGNWQFQRVPGGQSDLIIRLATPDSVDEQCAAAGANTRGYTSCRTGRYILINLDRWFLGVPQIRDLDLYRGYLINHEVGHALGKGHQACPGKGEAAPVMLQQTLDLDGCVANAWPRDPKGKPITGPPTD
- a CDS encoding HAD-IIA family hydrolase, giving the protein MTDHPVDSWLTDMDGVLVQEQHAIEGASQFLTELERLGLPYLVLTNNSIYSRRDLRARLLTSGLDVPEERIWTSALATAQFLAEQTTGEGRRGTAFVIGEFGLTGALHEAGFVLSERDPDFVVLGETRTYSFTSITQAIRHVLGGARFIATNPDTTGPSPDGPLPATGSVAALITAATGVQPYYVGKPNPLMMRSALNAIGAHSETTAMVGDRMDTDIVAGIEAGMRSALVLSGVTQRDEVTRHPFRPTWVVDSIADVVPMVEELARG
- a CDS encoding TM0106 family RecB-like putative nuclease — encoded protein: MHYPLLDGVPGPPTITAGDLRAGRRCEFDLLVEADVRLGRREAVPSTPDAVRDRFGAAGRKWEAQVTERLTHEHDDGVRDARGLDSEATLRLLTDPSVRLVHQAAVRADRFTGRADHLVRDDDGRWIVAETKLARSAHAHALTQVAAYAEALLEAEVDVAPFVRLHLGDGSVVDTALEDVAQDLAIVRSRVLEVLETHLREGVPVAWGDPRWRACLRCDACRAELAASGDVGLVAGVSSYRRRLLLQAGVPTASALAQRTDPVEGVEPEDLAVMSAQARLQLVEPTPQAPLAFEVHTPAVLPEPSPGDVFFDFEGDPMWRDDFDDDPGLEYLFGCLTTDEGERFTPFWAHDRAAERRALVDFVDWVAQRRRRWPGMHVYHYARYEQSALTRLASRHDVYRDEVAALIADEVLVDLYAVVRSSVRVGSPSYSIKRLEPLYMGADLRDPDGVTGGGESIVEYQRYREAVTRGDAAGAAERLTDLREYNEYDCLSTLRLRDWLLDHAA
- a CDS encoding heavy-metal-associated domain-containing protein; its protein translation is MTATTNTTTTTLRAEGFSCPSCVAKIEKQVGRLAGVESVKVHFATARVVVVHDPAVASTDDLVAAVAKAGYTARPSAF
- a CDS encoding Crp/Fnr family transcriptional regulator, producing the protein MSHTQLPVIQDSPHDLCVARVPLFQGLSHQELLDVAQLARPRQLTKGEQVYAAGAGTSQLLVVHTGAVKVARPEPSGHEHLIRVLGPGDFVGESAFLSGRAPNHYAIAAEPSSLCTFQHADLAQLVRSHPSIGLRMLQDVSGRLQDTESRLVSLISGDVTSRLADYLLSLRGTATGEGLEVALPLAKKDIASLLDTTPESLSRQLRHLKESGVVTPRGPRGLLIRDTDALMELASGS
- a CDS encoding MsnO8 family LLM class oxidoreductase: MTLPVPISLLDRSRTRAGEPSETALRDTVERAGRAEQLGFHRFWVAEHHAVPGIASGSPPLLMAAIAARTQRIRVGSGGVMLPNHRPIVVAEQARLLTALHPGRVDLGVGRSLGFTAPVRDALGVHEYSPERFAEDLTALADFLDDTGPVTAMPKGAPSPSLFVLATGSGLATAAERGLPVVVGGPVLWGDLAPLQGYRDRFVPSPACPEPYVVVSADVMIADTSARARELALPEAWAMVESRTTGAFPPLRPQPAMTLTDRQQAKIEEHLARSVHGTSDKVFEDLTALTRRTGADEIMAWISTHDREAQGGSEAALAAMAPVS
- a CDS encoding heavy metal translocating P-type ATPase, whose translation is MNPLTWLQGRWSVPAVSAVLIAASYAMAQTANPQLWADALMIAAAVVAGVPVLVKAWRALTAKIVGIDLLVSVAAIGAVLVGNYWEAAAVTFLFAIGHSLESATLNRTRAALAELIAVAPDVAVVMRDGQQVEVPASEVAQGESVLVKNGARVPVDGVVSGGTGALDEASITGESMPVEKMSGDQVFAGTISTGGFLQVTATGVGADTTLARIIHRVEEAQEAKARTQDFMDRFSAWYTPAIIVLAVVVGLITADIVLALTLLVIACPGALVISIPVSIVAGIGRGAKDGVLIKGGEFLETSAKIDVVAVDKTGTLTEGRPRLTDVVALHPDIDESEVLRMAARAEAGSEHPLARPILEAAAEAGLPVLGLPSHTEPVPGKGIVASLDGHRIAVGNLPLIEAENHDGHDMDEAHEVVAQLASAGRTPMLVSCDGRVIGVVAVADRVRDDAPEMVARLHAAGVQKVVMMTGDIEPVGRAVAARVGIDEVLAGLLPEEKLRAVEDLQRQGHVVAMVGDGVNDAPALATADIGVAMGAAGTGVAIETADIALMKDDLLKLPEAVSLARRTVNNMRQNIVVALGTVAVLVAGVLFGGVTMAVGMLVHEVSVLVVIGNAMRLLRRRADGRRVGQQAAQLPEASSIRASVSRMSSPRGPRGVTTPDSLR
- a CDS encoding heavy-metal-associated domain-containing protein, encoding MIATSASPRTLTVLHVRGLSSPSSVEQIQQELGRVPGVASARVKLASARVEVMHSPAVASTQDLVAAVAAAGYTARPSPF